In Colias croceus chromosome 19, ilColCroc2.1, the following are encoded in one genomic region:
- the LOC123700573 gene encoding uncharacterized protein LOC123700573: protein MDCEIVKGKPLTKEESKFLLDLIEGSKIITTKTTNATNNKIKNEEWVRLTERFNAQATNCPRTPQQLRLKWENLKKNSRKRSTKIRMNQIKTGGGPADYIPPDDILDRVSGLLGSTASGFTVPFGGDKETVGVDIGGMSGDGGTSGDGIGDGFARVSDDISKAADLMPTSSNHDIEIVICSGEGDGVIQNQVSESVDQNVLTPNKPKRFTLNTPRTGNFCFSNPILNAFIIELKEYPPNKS from the exons ATGGATTGCGAAATC gTAAAAGGCAAGCCTCTTACAAAAGAGGAATCCAAGTTTTTGCTTGACTTAATAGAAGGGAGTAAAATCATAACAACGAAAACAACGAACGCCaccaataacaaaataaaaaacgagGAATGGGTTAGATTGACCGAGCGGTTCAATGCCCAGGCTACGAATTGTCCCAGGACACCTCAGCAGCTGCGTTTGAAATgggaaaatttaaaaaagaattcTCGCAAACGCAGCACTAAAATAAGGATGAACCAAATTAAG ACTGGTGGTGGTCCTGCTGATTATATACCCCCAGATGACATACTGGACCGAGTTTCTGGTTTACTAGGAAGTACTGCCAGTGGATTTACTGTGCCATTTGGGGGTGATAAGGAAACAGTAGGTGTTGATATTGGTGGCATGAGTGGAGATGGTGGAACTAGTGGTGACGGTATTGGTGATGGCTTTGCTAGGGTTTCTGATGATATAAGTAAGGCTGCAGATTTGATGCCTACATCAAGTAACCATGACATTGAAATTGTTATATGCAGCGGTGAGGGTGATGGTGTCATACAAAATCAGGTTTCGGAGAGTGTTGACCAAAATGTTTTAACACCAAATAAGCCAAAGAGATTTACTCTTAATACACCGAGGACAggtaacttttgtttttcaaACCCTATTCTTAATGCATTCATTATAGAGCTCAAGGAATATCCTCCAAATAAATCTTGA